The following are encoded together in the Anaerostipes caccae L1-92 genome:
- a CDS encoding sensor histidine kinase — protein MKFSWKVFLSIISLTMLTFSVGGYFLIQSSFQSSLRQTAEMSYQENNIFRATLGASIAVSPPDSGSPKNTVKKLAGSISLSSPGKERKFRICDSSFRELFSDLSFRVPDQVMKALDEKHTGYSILKQDGRYYLQSACRFTVDEEVFYLENVRDITPIYELKENQMKLYQKISIILVVTLGIAVFCLSRWLTQPLRILSRAVRNFAAGDLKIRSEVVSEDEIGSLAGDFNTMAEQLEQKICELEDSALRQEMFMGSFAHELKTPMTSIIGYADTLRSRGLSEEQRFQAANYIFEEGKRLEALSLKLMDLIVLDKQKISMRPVPAAELSERVIHLTEPLLKASGIQLETSFEEGIIWGEPDLLQSLCVNLLDNARKAVDADGLIRFEGRSDENGYTLVIKDNGRGMLREDMNRITEAFYMADKSRARKEGGAGLGLSLCRRIVELHGGTMEFESRLEIGTAVTVQLRKERSDEI, from the coding sequence ATGAAGTTTTCCTGGAAAGTATTTTTAAGCATTATTTCACTTACTATGCTCACATTCAGTGTTGGCGGGTATTTTTTGATCCAGTCTTCTTTTCAGTCATCTCTGCGCCAGACCGCAGAGATGTCATATCAGGAAAACAATATTTTCCGGGCAACTTTGGGGGCTTCTATTGCCGTATCTCCTCCGGACAGCGGTTCACCTAAAAACACGGTTAAAAAGCTGGCCGGATCAATCAGTCTCTCGTCACCGGGAAAAGAAAGAAAATTTCGGATATGTGACAGTTCCTTCCGGGAACTGTTTTCGGATCTGAGTTTTCGTGTACCGGATCAGGTAATGAAGGCCCTGGACGAAAAACATACCGGATACTCTATTCTTAAACAGGACGGCAGGTATTATCTGCAGTCGGCATGCCGCTTCACCGTAGATGAAGAAGTATTTTACCTGGAAAATGTACGAGATATTACCCCGATTTATGAATTAAAAGAAAATCAGATGAAGCTGTATCAGAAAATTTCCATTATTCTGGTCGTAACTCTGGGAATTGCTGTCTTTTGCCTGTCCAGATGGCTGACCCAGCCTTTGAGGATCCTTTCCCGGGCAGTCAGAAACTTCGCAGCAGGTGATTTAAAGATCCGATCGGAGGTGGTGTCCGAGGATGAGATAGGTTCTCTCGCCGGAGATTTTAACACAATGGCAGAGCAGCTGGAACAAAAGATCTGTGAACTTGAAGACTCTGCGCTGCGCCAGGAGATGTTTATGGGAAGCTTTGCACATGAACTGAAAACGCCTATGACTTCTATCATAGGATACGCAGATACCCTGCGGTCCAGAGGACTCAGTGAGGAGCAGAGATTTCAGGCGGCGAATTATATTTTTGAGGAGGGGAAGCGTCTGGAGGCTTTGTCTCTGAAGCTGATGGACCTGATCGTTCTGGACAAGCAGAAAATTTCCATGAGACCGGTCCCGGCAGCTGAGCTGTCTGAAAGAGTCATTCATCTCACAGAGCCTCTTTTAAAAGCATCAGGTATCCAGCTTGAAACTTCTTTTGAAGAGGGGATCATATGGGGAGAACCGGATCTGCTGCAGAGTCTCTGTGTGAATCTTTTGGATAATGCCAGGAAAGCAGTGGATGCCGACGGACTGATCCGTTTTGAAGGGAGATCAGATGAAAACGGCTATACCCTTGTGATAAAAGACAACGGAAGAGGAATGCTCAGAGAAGATATGAACAGAATAACGGAAGCGTTCTATATGGCAGATAAGTCCAGAGCAAGAAAAGAAGGCGGAGCGGGGCTTGGACTTTCTCTCTGCCGCCGGATCGTGGAACTGCACGGCGGAACGATGGAATTTGAGAGCCGGCTGGAAATAGGAACGGCAGTCACCGTTCAGCTCAGAAAGGAGAGGTCCGATGAAATTTAA